The following coding sequences lie in one Cotesia glomerata isolate CgM1 linkage group LG5, MPM_Cglom_v2.3, whole genome shotgun sequence genomic window:
- the LOC123265045 gene encoding extensin-like isoform X1 — protein sequence MDGMRRIMCYFEGIHHRQNTSTNELQTNQAIKCINTAGLNKVEIFEGSNCYIRKERFESILRRHGEKKDWKKIITEILVELYGNNLQFYSAKGCKGSLGVYWRLSDAIKDLIKIKLAIPITSKMFSKHINNVCCNRKLKYKGASTSTSRSSTKRSMATSNDSNKLSKRPKKLEFFQPNHTSTPFDETISSELPGAKDFFAQSPASKSSDYSTQSPLHDHQVNIQSRIESPGYRPQPPPTTTSTYFTQPPSSENPGYRPQPPPTTTSTYSTQPPSSENPGYRPQPPPTTTSTYSTQPPSSENPGYRPQPPPTATLSYSSVPARVEHQSYFSQPLGTAAPNYSPISPSVNTISGYCTQSPNDLPPVNWIEPAARENVY from the exons ATGGATGGTATGAGACGTATAATGTGCTATTTTGAAGGTATTCACCACAGACAAAACACATCAACAAATGAACTTCAGACAAATCAG GCCATTAAGTGCATTAATACAGCTGGTCTAAATAAG GTCGAAATTTTCGAAGGCTCAAATTGTTATATACGTAAAGAAAGATTTGAATCTATTCTGCGCCGccacggagaaaaaaaagattggaaaaaaattattacggaGATCTTAGTCGAATTATATGGAAATAATCTACAATTTTATTCAGCTAAAGGTTGTAAAGGATCTCTTGGAGTCTATTGGCGTCTAAGCGACGCGATTAAAG atttaattaaaataaagttggCTATCCCTATCACATCAAAAATGTTTTCCAAACATATAAATAACGTTTGCTGTAACCGGAAGTTAAAATATAAAGGAGCGAGTACTTCAACTTCGAGATCTTCTACAAAACGATCAATGGCTACATCAAATgattctaataaattatctaaacgaccaaaaaaattggaattcTTCCAGCCGAATCACACTTCAACTCCATTTGATGAAACTATTTCTTCGGAGCTACCTGGAGCTAAAGATTTCTTTGCTCAATCACCTGCATCTAAGTCGTCAGATTATTCTACACAGTCGCCGTTACATGATCATCAGGTTAACATTCAATCGAGAATTGAATCTCCAGGTTACCGTCCTCAGCCACCTCCAACTACGACTTCGACCTATTTTACACAGCCACCAAGTAGTGAAAATCCAGGTTACCGTCCTCAGCCACCTCCAACTACGACTTCGACCTATTCTACACAGCCACCAAGTAGTGAAAATCCAGGTTACCGTCCTCAGCCACCTCCAACTACGACTTCGACCTATTCTACACAGCCACCAAGTAGTGAAAATCCAGGTTACCGTCCTCAGCCACCTCCAACTGCGACTTTGAGCTACTCTTCAGTACCAGCCAGAGTTGAACATCAGAGTTATTTTTCTCAACCACTTGGAACTGCTGCTCCAAATTACTCCCCAATATCACCCAGTGTTAATACGATTTCAGGTTACTGTACTCAATCACCAAATGACTTACCTCCAGTTAATTGGATTGAACCAGCTGCACGAGAAAATGTGTACTGA
- the LOC123265045 gene encoding mitogen-activated protein kinase 18-like isoform X2, translated as MDGMRRIMCYFEGIHHRQNTSTNELQTNQAIKCINTAGLNKVEIFEGSNCYIRKERFESILRRHGEKKDWKKIITEILVELYGNNLQFYSAKGCKGSLGVYWRLSDAIKDLIKIKLAIPITSKMFSKHINNVCCNRKLKYKGASTSTSRSSTKRSMATSNDSNKLSKRPKKLEFFQPNHTSTPFDETISSELPGAKDFFAQSPASKSSDYSTQSPLHDHQVNIQSRIESPGYRPQPPPTTTSTYSTQPPSSENPGYRPQPPPTTTSTYSTQPPSSENPGYRPQPPPTATLSYSSVPARVEHQSYFSQPLGTAAPNYSPISPSVNTISGYCTQSPNDLPPVNWIEPAARENVY; from the exons ATGGATGGTATGAGACGTATAATGTGCTATTTTGAAGGTATTCACCACAGACAAAACACATCAACAAATGAACTTCAGACAAATCAG GCCATTAAGTGCATTAATACAGCTGGTCTAAATAAG GTCGAAATTTTCGAAGGCTCAAATTGTTATATACGTAAAGAAAGATTTGAATCTATTCTGCGCCGccacggagaaaaaaaagattggaaaaaaattattacggaGATCTTAGTCGAATTATATGGAAATAATCTACAATTTTATTCAGCTAAAGGTTGTAAAGGATCTCTTGGAGTCTATTGGCGTCTAAGCGACGCGATTAAAG atttaattaaaataaagttggCTATCCCTATCACATCAAAAATGTTTTCCAAACATATAAATAACGTTTGCTGTAACCGGAAGTTAAAATATAAAGGAGCGAGTACTTCAACTTCGAGATCTTCTACAAAACGATCAATGGCTACATCAAATgattctaataaattatctaaacgaccaaaaaaattggaattcTTCCAGCCGAATCACACTTCAACTCCATTTGATGAAACTATTTCTTCGGAGCTACCTGGAGCTAAAGATTTCTTTGCTCAATCACCTGCATCTAAGTCGTCAGATTATTCTACACAGTCGCCGTTACATGATCATCAGGTTAACATTCAATCGAGAATTGAATCTCCAG GTTACCGTCCTCAGCCACCTCCAACTACGACTTCGACCTATTCTACACAGCCACCAAGTAGTGAAAATCCAGGTTACCGTCCTCAGCCACCTCCAACTACGACTTCGACCTATTCTACACAGCCACCAAGTAGTGAAAATCCAGGTTACCGTCCTCAGCCACCTCCAACTGCGACTTTGAGCTACTCTTCAGTACCAGCCAGAGTTGAACATCAGAGTTATTTTTCTCAACCACTTGGAACTGCTGCTCCAAATTACTCCCCAATATCACCCAGTGTTAATACGATTTCAGGTTACTGTACTCAATCACCAAATGACTTACCTCCAGTTAATTGGATTGAACCAGCTGCACGAGAAAATGTGTACTGA